From the Takifugu flavidus isolate HTHZ2018 chromosome 12, ASM371156v2, whole genome shotgun sequence genome, one window contains:
- the LOC130535365 gene encoding ATP-binding cassette subfamily G member 4-like: protein MDNKALEPDSVSLPMEEPIVCNGGQPQQHLKKVENQITEAQRFSHLPKRSAVDLEFVDLSYTIQEGPCWRRRGFKALLKCLSGRFCSRELIGIMGPSGSGKSTLMNILAGYRQTGMKGQVLINGKPRDLRTFRKMSCYIMQEDKLLPHLTAREAMMVSANLKLDETLDVKKELVNEILTALGLLDCAHTRTSSLSGGQCKRLAIALELVNNPPVMFFDEPTSGLDSVSCYQVVSLLRSLAMGGRTIICTIHQPSAKLFEMFDKLYILSQGQCIYKGSVSYLIIGNDASKVFNNTGFLFFSMLFIMFGALMPTVLTFPLEMSVFLREHLNYWYSLKAYYLAKTMADIPFQVICPIMYCSIVYWMTEQPPEVSRYLLFIALSTCTALVAQSLGLLVGAASTSLQVATFVGPVTAIPVILYGCDFLRPRKIPIS, encoded by the exons ATGGACAACAAGGCACTGGAGCCTGACTCTGTGAGCCTCCCCATGGAGGAGCCCATTGTGTGTAATGGGGGCCAACCCCAGCAGCACCTGAAGAAGGTTGAGAACCAGATCACCGAAGCGCAGCGTTTTTCCCACCTGCCCAAACGCTCAGCTGTGGACCTGGAGTTCGTTGATCTTTCCTACACCATCCAGGAGGGCccatgctggaggaggagag GTTTCAAGGCCCTACTGAAGTGCCTGTCTGGGAGGTTCTGCAGTCGAGAGCTAATTGGAATCATGGGGCCTTCGGGATCTGGGAAATCCACCTTAATGAACATTCTTGCTGGATACAG ACAAACTGGAATGAAGGGCCAGGTCTTGATCAATGGAAAACCCCGGGACCTGCGGACATTCAGGAAAATGTCCTGCTACATCATGCAGGAAGACAAGCTGCTGCCACATCTGACTGCACGAGAGGCCATGATG gtttctgccAACTTAAAACTGGATGAAACTCTGGATGTCAAAAAAGAACTG GTCAATGAGATTCTGACCGCACTGGGGCTCCTGGATTGTGCCCACACTCGCACCAGTTCACTTTCTGGTGGTCAGTGTAAACGACTGGCCATTGCCCTTGAACTGGTCAACAATCCTCCGGTCATGTTCTTCGATGAACCCACCAG CGGTTTAGATAGCGTGTCTTGCTACCAGGTGGTGTCTTTACTGCGTTCTCTGGCAATGGGAGGACGGACCATCATCTGCACCATTCACCAGCCCAGTGCCAAACTGTTTGAGATGTTTGACAAG CTTTACATTCTTAGTCAGGGGCAGTGCATCTACAAAGGCTCAGTCTCATACCTCATCATCGGTAACGATGCAAGCAAGGTCTTTAACAACACCGgattcctcttcttctctatGCTCTTCATCATGTTTGGAGCACTGATGCCAACCGTGTTGACAT TTCCTCTGGAGATGTCTGTGTTTCTGCGGGAACATCTGAACTACTGGTACAGTCTAAAAGCCTACTACCTTGCCAAGACCATGGCGGATATTCCATTCCAA GTGATCTGCCCCATCATGTACTGCAGTATTGTATACTGGATGACAGAGCAGCCTCCTGAGGTCAGCCGGTACCTTCTCTTTATTGCCCTGTCCACCTGTACGGCCCTGGTGGCCCAGTCCCTTGGTTTGCTGGTGGGCGCTGCCTCCACCTCGCTGCAG GTCGCCACGTTTGTTGGACCTGTTACTGCCATCCCAGTTATCCTCTATGGATGTGATTTTCTACGTCCCAGGAAGATCCCCATCTCC